The window AAGCTATCTGTGATATTTGTGGAAGATTAGCTGTTTCATTCTAGCTAAAGATTTTTGATCTTCTTGCGCCTTAATAACAACATATTATTTAAACTTCTTTGCGTCCTTGCGATTTCCAACCTCAAAAACCATTTACAATTCTATCTGTGACTGGAATCTAGTCTCAATTTTCCTTATTTTTGTGGAAGTGATGATTCTTAAATCCTTCATATAAGCCTGCAAATGGAACAGTATACTTTTAACAAAATAACCAAAGATTCAGAAATCCCTTATAAATTGCTATTGCTAGCTGATGAGACCAAAGAAGCTATTGATCAATACATCTTCAAATCTGATATCTATCTTTTACTTGACGAAACCAAAAGTATTGCAGTAATAGCATTGTACAAAAACAGTGATACGGAACTTGAGATCAAAAATATTGCAGTGATTGAACGCTACAGAAACAAAGGACTTGGAAGCATTCTAATCCATAAAGCCAAAGAAATAGCTCTTAAGAATCATTATACAATGTTGAGTGTAGGAACTTCAGATACAGGATTTCAGCAAATCAGATTTTATGAAAGAAATGGTTTTATAAAAACAGGGATACGTAAAGATTTTTTTATAGAGAATTACCCATCCCCGATTTATGAAAACGGCCTGCAGATGCGCGATATGATTCTACTTACCCATTACCTTGCGGAATAGTCCTTTAATATGTTCTATTTCCGTTTGATAATTAGTATTTTTTCTACATCCAAAATACAAGGTATTTTCTAATTTTTTTTTCCTTCCCAGATGAGCTGAATCTCTCCGCTTTCAATAGCATTCTTGCATAAGAAATCCGGAACAACGGCCAATCCTGTTCCTCCTTTCAGACAACGGATGATAGAATTGAGATTAGGAACAATATAATTGGGGCGAAAGTTCGGTTTATGACCAAAATTTAAAGTCCAGAATTGGAAAAGATGTTCCATATCTCCGGTTGTCCCATACCATTTTTCATTCTTCAGCCACGCTTCGATCTGTTCAATATCCTTTGTTTTTAATATTTTTTTAAACGCATCTGTATCTACTTCTTTTCCCCCTACAAGAATGATCTGTTCAGAAGAAAATGCTTCATGCTGTATATTAGGTGAAGACCCTTTTTTGGGAGTGATGATAAGATCTAGGATTCCTTTGTCCAGCTGATCCAGCATTTCAGGATATTCTCCAAAACTGATAATCAGATTGAAAGGCAGTGAAGAAACATATTGCTCCAAAGTGGTTTGAAAGGTTTCAAAACACATTCCTACACTAATCGTTGGGGTATGCTTTTCTGTAGATTTTTGAAAATTTTTCTCTACATCTTCCAACTTGGTAAGCGGTTCTGCTACGGCATTAAATAATACTTTTCCTCTCTCCGTAGGAATCATTTTTCTACCCGTTCTGTCAAATAATTTGTATCCGACATAAGCTTCCAGTGAACTTAAGTGTAAACTCACCCCCGGCTGCGAAATGAATAAGGCGTCTGCCGCTCCTGTAAGTGTCCCGGTTTTATAGATCGCCTTAAAAGTACGATACCATTCTAAATTGACCATGGTTTAATTATTAATATTATGATATAAAATTACAAAATAATTATAATACTAATACCATTTCAAAATATACTAATTAGTTAATCATTTTCATGGTAGTATATATCCAGGTTCATCTGTTTTTGTCCTTAACAAGATCAGGAAGCCGTAAGAGGGAAGCTATCTTTTACTTCCCTCCTATATCTCCAGACTCTTCCTGTTAATTTCCGTTCCCTGAACTCAGATTATTTTACTATCTGAATGATTGTATTCTGAAACTTTTCCGGTTCATCTTTATGGATCTGATGTCCTGAATTTTCAAATAAGAACAAGTCTTTCTTAGGTGCTTTTACTTTTTGAAAGTACTCCGTTGTAATTCTGGTAGAAGTTTGAATATCATTTTTCCCAACAAAAAAATAAATAGGACATTCTACTTTTTTTAAGGTTTTTGGAAGATCAATGTTCATCACTTCGTTCCACGCAGGTGACCATGTTTTTGACCACTGTAGAAATCCTTTTTTGAAATCGTCACTTGTTACATACTGTTTACCATCTTTATAAAAAAGCCATTTTCTTAAATAAAATAAGTCTTCATCAACTTTGAAAGGAATGTGTACACTTGCCAATTCTTTACTGGCAACAGGCTCCTCTTTAAAGTGATCTTTTAAAATACTAAGCAATTCTTTCTCACTTGTCAATTGACTGACAACTGGATTCACTGCAAAATAGGCATGTAAAAGTTCAGGGTGATTCCTAACAATATAAAAACCTAAAGCATTTCCCCAAGAGCTCCCTAATAGATATATCTTCTCCTGTTTTAATTCTCTTCTCAGAAAATTGATAACCTGATAGGTATCTTTTCCCATGAGATCAACTGATGGCTGAACGGGAGAAGGATTTAATTCAAGGGTTTTTCCGGCATCTCTCTGATCCCATTGAACGATGGTAAATTTATCTTTTAAAAGACTTGTAAAAGAGTCCGCATTTTTTCTCATTGAGCTTCCCGGACCCCCTGATAAAAATAAAAGTACAGGTTTACCTGCATCATTTGTTTTAATATCTATAGCTTGTTTTATTCCACCAATTTCGGGCGTTAAGAGGGTATCTATTTTTACTTTCTGTAATTGTGCTAAACTCAATACGGATAATAGTAAAAAAATAAAAAGAATTGCTTTTCTCATGATTTCTAAATTTTAATTTGACTTTGATTTTAATAATCTATTGCAAATATCCTTCAGAGAATCATGAAAAATGTCTTAATAAAAGTAGTCGAACTCATTTTAATGAATAAAATGAGTTCGACTACCTGCAAGCAAAAGTACGAATAGTTACAAAAACCTATAAATCAATCAAATAAAAATCAAAAAAAGGAAGAAAACATTCTATTGATTATCTTATTGATATCTCTTTATTGCTTAAAAAATCAGCATAATAATCAGGAATTCCACTTTTCTCAATCGCATGAAGAGTTTCTTCAAGTGGATAACTTAACTGTACAATTTCAGGAATGATCTTTTCATCATCTAAATTCAATATTAAATAGGAAGCCAGCCTGTTTTCTTCTTTAGAGCGTCCTACGGAACCACAATTTACTGCCCATTTTTTATTTTCAAACTGTTTTGTAAAAGATAAATGGGTATGTCCCATTACAATCAGATCAGCATTTGAATCTTCAAGCATATTCATAAAAATCTCATCATTTTCAGATTCATACAAATAAGTATCATTGCTCGTAAGACTGGAATGCACCAATTGGATATTCCAATGTTTTTTACCTATTTTATAATTTAATTTTAAATGAAAAGGAAGTTCGGCAAGAAACTGTTTATTCTCTTCTGTAATATGTTTTTTAGAATGATCTATCGCAATAAATCTTGCCGCTGTTTCTTCTTCAGAATGTTTAGATAAAGGAAAAACAGGAAGATCGAAAGCAATTCTTTCATCATGATTTCCCAGCAGACAGGGAATGTTCAGTCTCTTCATCTTTTCTATCACTTCATTTCCCCAAGGGGCAAAATCAACCAAATCTCCTAAACAGAATTTCTGATGAATCCCCCTCTGTTCAATATCCTTCAACACCACTTCCAAAGCCGGAAGATTCCCATGTACATCACTGAAAACTGCTATCTGTATCATTCTCTGTCAATTTGTTAATCAAATTTACAAGACGAACAGGAATTTCAGTTCAGATATAGCATGACTTTTTACCATGAAATAACAATTATTAAGAATTAACTTTTGTTTTACTTAGTCAATCGTCAATACTTCTTAACAACTAAGCAGCCTTTGCCTTAAAAATTGACAAGCAAAGCGTACTGACTATTCACAATTGATAATAAGCTATAATTAAACTATAAATATTCTGATACATTACTATAATTTATATTATTTTTATTATACAATCAACCCTCCTAACTTTGCAGAGTAAAATTTAAACAATCATAAAAAAATGAAAAAAGTACTAATCATTAACGGAGGACAAAATTTCGGACATTCCGGAGGAAAATATAATCAAACCATCGCAGAAAATACAATAGCTGTTCTTAAAGAATTTGAGAACGTAGAAGTAAAAATCACCAATATAAGCGAAGGCTATGACAAGCATGAAGAAGTAGAGAAATTTGTTTGGGCAGATTATATTATTTACCATACTCCAATCTGGTGGTTTCAGCTTCCGAATGGATTTAAAAAATATATAGATGAAGTATTTACAGCAGGCCACGCCAAAGGTATTTATATGAGTGACGGTAGAAATGCTGCCAATCCGGAGATCAACTATGGTACTGGCGGAATGCTTGGCGGCAGAAAGTATATGCTGACAACAAGCTGGAATGCTCCTGCAACTGCGTTTACACTTCCCGGGGAATTCTTTGATGAAAAAAGTGTAGATGAGGGACCTTTATTTGGTTTTCATAGAATGAACGCTTTTGTATCCTTAAAAAAAATGGACAGCTTCCACTTCCATGATGTTGAAAAAAATGCCAACATAGAGCGTGATATGAAGCTTTACAGAGACCATGTAAAAAACGTATTTAAAAAGAATTAAAAACAGAATTAGTATAATGAAAATTCACCTTACCGCAATTATTAAAGCCAAAGAAGAGTATCAGACTGAGGTGTTGGAAGTTCTTCAGAATATGGTAATAGAAACAAGAAAAGAAGAAGCTTGTGAGCTTTATAACCTACACCAGGGAATTGAAAATAAAAACGAATTTGTTTTCTATGAAATCTGGAAAAGCCAAGAAGGATTGAATCAACATAATCAACAGCCTTACATTCAGGCTTTCGGAGCTTTAGTAGATGAAAAACTTCAGGAGAAGCCACAAATATATCTCACTCATATCATTTAAATATGAAAAAAATAGCGTTTTTACTATTGACAATCTTTACCATAGGATTTGTACAGGCACAGACCAAAAAATCAAAAAATATGAAAAAGAAAATATTATTCGTTGTAACCAGCCATGACAAAAAAGGCAGTACAGGAGAAGATACGGGATATTACTTAGGAGAAGTTTCTCACCCATGGGAGGTTCTTCACAAAGCAGGCTATGAAATTGATTTTGTAAGTCCGAAAGGCGGAACTCCACCCGTAGACGGATTTGATTTAAAAGATCCTGTAAATAAAGAGTTTTGGGAAAATAAAGAATACAAAAACAAGATTGATCATTCTTTAACACCATCACAGATCAATCCAAAAGATTACTCAGCCATCTTTTATGCAGGGGGACACGGAGCCATGTGGGATCTGGCAGATAATACTGAACTGGCAGATATTGCTTCAAAAATTTATGAAAATAAAGGTATTGTAGCAGGGGTATGCCATGGTCCGGCAGGGTTAGTTAATATCAAACTGAATAACGGAAAATATCTGGTAGATGGGAAAAAGATCAATGCTTTTACCAATGAGGAGGAGTCTGCAGTACAATTAACAGATGTTGTTCCTTTCTTGCTAGAAAACAAATTAAAAGAAAGAGGGGCAAAATTTGAAAAGTCAGGACTTTGGCAAAACCATGTGGTAACTGATCAAAGAGTGATTACAGGACAAAACCCACAATCTGCCAAGAGTGTTGGAGAAGCAATTTTAAAAGAACTCAATAATAAATAAAACAAAAAAATGGAATACAGAAAATTAGGAAACACCGATCTTGAGCTATCTGCAATTACTCACGGAGCTTTTGCCATCGGTGGAAATATGTGGGGCGGTAATGAAAAACAGGATTCTATTGACTCTATTCATGCTTCATTGGATCACGGAGTAACTTCTATTGACACGGCTCCTTTTTACGGTTTCGGATTAAGTGAAGAAATGATTGGTGAAGCCATTAAAGGAAAAGACCGTTCAAAAATCCAGTTGTTAACTAAATTTGGTTTGGTATGGGACGGAAGCAACAACGGAAAAGGAGAATTTTTCTTTGATGCTGAAGAAGAAGGAAAATCAATTCCGGTTTATAAATTCGCTTCTAAAGAAAACATCATTAAAGAAGTTGAAGAAAGCTTAAAAAGACTGGGTACTGATTATATCGACCTTTTACAGCTTCACTGGCCCGACAGCACAACAGCGATCAGCGAGACTATGGAGGCCATGGAACTACTGATCCAACAAGGAAAAGTTCGTGCTGCCGGAGTAAGTAACTACAGTGTAGCCCAAATGGAAGAGGCTAACAGAACTTTACAATTAGCGAGCAACCAGGTTTCTTACAGTATGCTGAACCGTACTATTGAGACTGACCTTGTTCCTTATTCTTTAGAAAACAATTCAGGAATCATCGTTTACAGTCCGATGGAAAGAGGTCTTTTGACAGGTAAATATTTCAAGGATAACAAACTAAAAGACAACGACCACAGAAACGGCTATTTCTCTCAGTTTGATTTAAATAAAGTAAAAAATTTCTTAGAAAAAATTGAACCTATCGCTCAGGAAAAAGGAGCCAGCCTTTCTCAACTGGTATTAAGATGGACTACCCTGCAACCAGCAATCACAGTAGTATTGGCAGGAGCAAGAAACGCCCAGCAAGCTGTTGAAAATGCTAAAGCGATGGATATCACTCTTTCTCACGAAGAATTGAACTTCATCAATTCTGCTTTAAGCGAGATTTAATATATAAGCTGGGAGCTGGAAGAGGGAGGACAGAAGTACTATGAGGTTATTAATAACTTTCAGTCCTTTGAACCCAATTATTATCAGACTGTAAGATGTAAATATGAAGTTGAAAATACTAGCGTGTATTGTTAACTTACAGTTTGTTAATTTAAATCATTACAACAATCTGATCAATAAAATATCACTTGCTTACGGACTTCAAAAACTTCCCTCTTCCAACTTCCCTTCTTTTCAACCAAGAAAAATAAAATAGGAAGCATATTTAAATATACAGAATGCCAGTTGTTCATAGACTTCAACAACTCTCCTCCTCCAGCTTCCAACTTCCCTTATTAATTCACCCTATACATCATAAAAAAATGAAAAAGAATCTGATCAAAATGTTCGGGTTAATCACCTTATTGACTATAAATAGTATTTCATTAAACGCTCAAATCCTTGTTAATCCAGAAGATCAATCATGGTATCCTTCTGCTTACGGAGCTCAGGATGAAATAGGAGCTGCCAATTTATTAACACCCGAAGTAGTAAAACAAGCACTTGGATTGGTAAAACAAGGTAAAACATTAGCACTTGCTGTTCCTATTGATAAAAACTTACCCGCTTTCAGACACAGAAGTTTCAATCTATACAACATCCAACCCGGAGAACAGGGCGGAAAAAGTATAGGTCCCAACAAGTTTACATTCAATGACGAATTAGTCAATGGATGGACAGGCGTAGGAACTCAGCTTAACGGGATTGGACATATCGGGATTGATAACGTTTACTATAACGGAAATAAAGCAACTGATTTTGTAACTGTAGAAGGTGTAAAAAAGCTAGGTGTTGAAAAAGTCCCCCCCTTTGTCACCAGAGGTATAGTCCTTGATATGGTGAGACATTATGGAAAAGCAATTGTGCCTGGTGGAACAGAATTTACTGTTGAAGATATCACAGCTGTTTTAAAGAAACAGGGTCTTACACTAAGAAAAGGAGATGTTATTCTTTTCAATACGGGATGGCTCGAACTGATCGGTAAAGACAACAAACAGTTCTTAGAAACAGAACCTGGAATCGGGATGGAAGCTGCAAAATGGTTAGCTGACCAGGGCATTGTTGCTTTTGGTGGTGATACCTGGGCTTCAGAAGTATATCCCAACCCAAAAAGTAAAGAAGAGTTTCCCATCAACCAATATATGCTGGCTAAAAAAGGAATCTATAATCTGGAACTGATTGACAGCCGTCCTTTGGTTAAGCAAAAAGTTTGGGAATTTTTATTTGTACTGGGGCAGCCTCTGTATGTAGGATCTACTCAGGTAAATGTGAATCCTGTCGCTATTTACTAAAGATAGAGATCTCGCTTAAAACCTATAACATACTAAAAAAGAGAGACAACGTAATTCCGGTTTTGAAAAAATAAAACTAACCTTTAGAATTTATTTTAGAATTAATCCTTAAAACAGGGTTACAATCTCACTTTGCTTCTTGCATTAAACTAGCCTTTCAGTTTTGAAAGGCTAGTTTATTAAATAAAGTAAATGTCTGTAAATGATGCAGGCTTCATTAATCTCCCATTCCAAACTCCCCAGCATCCATACTTTGCCATTATTTTGCTATCGGCATATGTGTACTGATAGCAATTCTATTCCATGCATTGATCGTCACAATCGCCATAATAATCTGTGCAATCTGATTGTTATCAAAAAATGATTTTGCTTTCTGATAGGTTTCTTCAGTTAATCCTTTGTCACTTATCAATGTAATCTCTTCTGTCATTGCCAAAAGCACCTGTTCTTCTTCTGTAAAAAACTCCTTGGCTTCTGTCCACCCATCTAAAATGAAGATTCTTTGTGGTGTTTCCCCATATTTAAGAGCATCTTTTGTATGCATATCAAGGCAAAAAGCACATTTATTAATCTGTGAAGCTCTGATTTTAATTAATTCCTTCTGAATATGGGTTAAAGAAGTGGTTTGTAAATATCCTTCTAATCCCATCATTGCTTTGTACGCTGCTGAATCTACTGTTGCAATATTTAATCTTGCGCTCATTATATTTATTTTTTGGTTAATTGATCAATACTAAAAGAATATCCTTGCTGAACAGCTAATAAAAGAGCCGCAGCACTTCCCACCCAGACTGAATAATTGAGTGGGGCCTTAGAACCTAATGCAATTGTCATTGATACGGCGAAAATCAGCAATAAAATACTGCTTCCATAAGCTGCAATTCTGGTTTTAAAACCTACGATCAGCAATAATGGAAATAGAATTTCAAAAAATGTGGCAGCATACGTGGAGAAAGTACTCAAAGCTTCAGGAAGAAAAAGGTCAGTGATCTTGTGTATTCTTCAAAACTCTTCATATTTCCCCATGATGAATTTTCTGCACTCCACCATCCGAATCGGTCGGCTACTGCGGAAAGCATCGTTACAGAAAGAGCCAGTCTTAAAAATAGCTGTGGAAATTGATTTTGTGTATTTGTCATTGCATTAGCTTTTAATCACATGACAAATTTCCGATATCTGATCCGTAAAAAACTTAAACTGGTTTAAGAACGTAATTTTGCTTTGATTTCACTTAAATATTCCGGAGTAAAACCAAGAAATGAAGCGATGAGATATTGAGGAATCCTTTGTATAAACCAGGGATACAGCGTACTGAAATGTACATACAACTCTTCCCTTGAATATTCAGTAAGGTAGCGGAGTTTTCTTTCCGAAGCAGCATAAGCCCTTTGATAGATAATTCTGAAATATTTTTCCATCTCAGGATGTTTTTCAAGCAACAGTTCCTGACTTTTAAAATCAATGACAAGAATGGTAGATTTTTCTACAGACTGAATGTTGAAATCTGTCTGCAACTGTCTTTCATAAGCAAATGTATCAGTAATCCACCAGTTTTCAATAGCAAACTGTGTTGTATGCTCTACTCCTTTTTCATTAATAAAATATTTTCTCAGGCAGCCTTCCACCACAAAATACATATTCCTGCAAACCTCTCCTTCCAGCATCAGACTTTGTTTTTTCTTCACCTTCAATACTTCAAAAAATGAAAAAACTGAACGATACTCTTCGTCAGTTACTGTAATGAATTTATTTAAATGTGCCTTGAAATTATCCATCTTTAGAATTGAATACTCAAACTTAACTTTATTTTTTTAGTTTTACAATGACAAAATATGAAATCATGGAACTCGTTGCTAAAATTCTGATCGCAGTTGTTGCACTGGAACATCTCTATATTCTTTGGATGGAAATGTTCGCATGGGAAACCAAAGGAAAAGAAGTTTTCAAAGCTGCCTTACCTGCTGAAATGTTTAAACCTACAAAAGGGTTGGCCGCCAATCAGGGATTATACAACGGTTTTCTGGCTGCCGGGCTTATCTGGTCTTTTCTGATTAAAGATCCACAATGGCAGGATAATATTGCACTTTTCTTTTTAGGATGTGTGGCTATAGCGGGTATTTATGGTGCTGTTTCTGCTACAAAGAAAATCTTTTTGTTCAGGCACTTCCAGCTTTATTAGCCATTATTGCTGTTTTGCTGAAGTAATTGCATTGATCATTTTGTAAGGATTTTCTCCAAAAAATCAGGATTATCAAACCACTTTTATCTTTAATGATAAAGGAAAATTTACCATGAGTATTTCGTTCCATAACATAACTTAAAACCAGCTTTTTAGGTCCCCAAAAATCCATTTAAAATAAAATTCGTAAATTTGCAACGCCGTAAAAATCTGATACACAGGTTTTTTATACTGGCCTGCATTTTGATGAAATGTATGAATTCAAGTTGTTCTGTACACATATCTTTTATTACCTCATCAGTAATTTAATTATAGAATTCATGTAAAAGATTAATTTATTTTTACATAAGACACTCTTTTTCTAGAGTAAAATCTATTGAAATATTTAAAATAAACATAAGGCTAAGGGCTTTATGCTCTTATTTTTTTGTTATAAGCTTTTATCATTATAAGCTTGGCAAATTATTTTTTATACTCGTCACCCAAAGAACAACACCAAAAGATTAAATGTTTAATCACGTAATGATATACCAGATTGTATATCAATTATTAATTAAAAATTCTGAATATGGAAAAAAATGAAAACAGTAGAAAAGTAAAACTTAAAGTTGAAGATCTGACTATTATCTTTGGTAAAAACAAAGAAAAAGCACAGGAACTTTTAGACAAAGGTTTTTCCAAAAAGGAAATTCTTGAAAAAACAGGCTGTACAGTAGGAATCAACAAAGCGAGTTTTGAGATCTATGAAGGGGAATTCTTTGTTATCATGGGTTTGTCCGGAAGCGGAAAATCTACCTTACTGCGTTGTCTTAACAGGCTGAATGAGCCTACTTCGGGTAAAGTATATATCAATGACGATGATATTACCGGTAAAAACAATAAAGAACTTCTGGAAGTAAGAAGAACAGAGATGAGCATGGTATTTCAAAAATTTGGATTACTTCCCCATCATAACATCTTAGATAATGCAGGGTTCGGACTTGAAATCCGAGGTGAAAGCAAAGCCTCTCGGGATGAAAAAGCGCAGAAAGCCCTGGATATTGTTGGCTTAAACGGTTTCGAAAACCAATATCCTTCACAACTCTCTGGGGGAATGCAGCAAAGAGTAGGATTAGCAAGAGCTTTGGCCAATGATCCGGAAGTATTGTTGATGGATGAAGCTTTCTCGGCACTTGATCCTTTGATAAAATCTGAAATGCAGGATCAGATGCTGGAACTGCAAAACACTTTACAAAAAACCATTGTTTTCATTACCCATGATTTGGATGAAGCCATTAAAATCGGAGACCGTATCGTCATTATGAAAGATGGGGTTATAGAGCAGATAGGAAGTGCTGAGGATATTTTAACCAACCCAGCAAGTGACTATGTAAAGGCATTTGTAGAGAAAGTAGACCGTAAAACAATTATCACCGCAAGATCTTTAATGTTTGATAAAGCAACCGTTGTACGTTTTAGGAAAGACGGTCCCGAAGGCGCTTTAAGAAAAATGAGAGCAACAGGATTAGAAAACTTACCTGTTGTAGATTTCCAAAACAAATTCCTTGGTTTTGTAACGCTTAACGACGTTGTCAGAATTGCCAAAAAGAAAGAACCTACGGTGGAATCCATTATCAATAGTAATGTACCTTCTGTTTATCCTGAAGTAACGGTAGAAGAAATGCTGCCTTTAATTTCAGGAAGTAAATCTGCCATTGCTGTTGTAGATGAAAACAATAAATTTTTAGGTCTTGTTACCCAATTATCTCTTGTCATAGAAGCTACCAAATTTAACGAAGAAGAAATCATTGAATTAAAAGAAATCGCAAACAACCAATAAGATGAATAAAATTATAGATATAGGTCAATATGTAGAAACTGCAATCAATTGGCTCACAGAAAATGGGAAACCTGTATTTGATGTTATAAAGCATATAGGAAACTCCTCGATCATGGGGATTGAATGGGTATTGATAAACACTCCTTTTTATGTAATTATCCTCTTCATTACCCTTTTAGCATTATGGAAAGCCGGAAAAGGTATTGCCATTGTTACAGCAGCAGGGCTGAGTTTGATATTTATGATGGGATTATGGAAAGAAACGATGGAAACATTGGCACTTATCTTCGTAGCAACCATCACAGCTCTTGTTCTTTCTATCCCTCTTGGAATTTTAGCCGCTAAAAACAAAATCGCAGCAAAAATTATCCGCCCTTTACTGGATTTAATGCAAACTATGCCCGCCTTCGTTTACCTGATTCCTGCTGTCCTATTTTTCAGTATCGGAAAAGTACCCGGTGCTTTTGCAACCATCATTTTTGCTATGCCGCCAGCGGTACGTTTAACAACATTGGGAATTGAATCTGTACCGAAAGATATTGTAGAAGCAGCCCGTGCTTTTGGAGCAACCAACCGTCAGATATTATTTAAAGTAGAACTTCCTCTGGCCATGAAAACTATTTTAACAGGGGTTAACCAAACCATACTCTTATCATTATCCATGGTTGTGATTGCCGGAATGATTGCTGCAGGCGGATTAGGAGAAAAAGTTTTGGAAGGAATTAATAATCTGGATATCGGACTTGGATTTGAAAGCGGACTTTCCGTTGTTATTTTAGCGATTATCCTCGATAGGATTACCCAGGGATTTGTAAAGAAAAAACAATAAGATGAAACAATTAAAATATCTATTTTTTCCCATTTTAATGATCGCACTGGCTGCATTACATTCATGTGGAAACATAAAAAACTCTAAATATATTACCATAGGAATGGTAGATGGCTGGGCTGAAGATGTAGCGATGACTCATGTTGCCAAAGCCATTCTGGACCAGCAGGGCTATCATGTCATTATTCAGAAAGCTTCTACAGATATGATTCTGGCTTCAATGAATAATGAAGATACCGACCTTTTATGGGAGTCTGGCTTCCTTACACCCACGCTAAAAAGCTGGCTAAATTTCCTGGATTAACACATCTTGGAACCAATTATGACAATGGCCGCATTGGATTGGTAGTCCCTGAATATGTTCCTATTCAGTCTATTGAAGACCTTAACCAACATCAGGAACAGTTCAATCACAGAATTATCGGGATTGAAAAAGGTGCAGGATTGACGACAGGAACAGATAAAGCGATTATTGATTATAA of the Chryseobacterium capnotolerans genome contains:
- a CDS encoding Crp/Fnr family transcriptional regulator, whose amino-acid sequence is MDNFKAHLNKFITVTDEEYRSVFSFFEVLKVKKKQSLMLEGEVCRNMYFVVEGCLRKYFINEKGVEHTTQFAIENWWITDTFAYERQLQTDFNIQSVEKSTILVIDFKSQELLLEKHPEMEKYFRIIYQRAYAASERKLRYLTEYSREELYVHFSTLYPWFIQRIPQYLIASFLGFTPEYLSEIKAKLRS
- a CDS encoding ABC transporter permease, whose amino-acid sequence is MNKIIDIGQYVETAINWLTENGKPVFDVIKHIGNSSIMGIEWVLINTPFYVIILFITLLALWKAGKGIAIVTAAGLSLIFMMGLWKETMETLALIFVATITALVLSIPLGILAAKNKIAAKIIRPLLDLMQTMPAFVYLIPAVLFFSIGKVPGAFATIIFAMPPAVRLTTLGIESVPKDIVEAARAFGATNRQILFKVELPLAMKTILTGVNQTILLSLSMVVIAGMIAAGGLGEKVLEGINNLDIGLGFESGLSVVILAIILDRITQGFVKKKQ
- a CDS encoding quaternary amine ABC transporter ATP-binding protein produces the protein MEKNENSRKVKLKVEDLTIIFGKNKEKAQELLDKGFSKKEILEKTGCTVGINKASFEIYEGEFFVIMGLSGSGKSTLLRCLNRLNEPTSGKVYINDDDITGKNNKELLEVRRTEMSMVFQKFGLLPHHNILDNAGFGLEIRGESKASRDEKAQKALDIVGLNGFENQYPSQLSGGMQQRVGLARALANDPEVLLMDEAFSALDPLIKSEMQDQMLELQNTLQKTIVFITHDLDEAIKIGDRIVIMKDGVIEQIGSAEDILTNPASDYVKAFVEKVDRKTIITARSLMFDKATVVRFRKDGPEGALRKMRATGLENLPVVDFQNKFLGFVTLNDVVRIAKKKEPTVESIINSNVPSVYPEVTVEEMLPLISGSKSAIAVVDENNKFLGLVTQLSLVIEATKFNEEEIIELKEIANNQ